The following are from one region of the Marinomonas sp. CT5 genome:
- the eat gene encoding ethanolamine permease, producing MSDQLDKDYLAKRQLKRGSAGWILLAGLGVSYVISGDFAGWNFGIAEAGWGGFAIAAGLMAVMYLTLVLSLAEMSAAIPAAGGGYSFARQAMGPTGGFLTGLAVLIEYALAPAAIVIFIGSAVEALLGFNGPWVYAAFYLVFIGIHLAGAGEALKVMMVISGLAVIAILATAVALIGDFDTSRLFDVAVTDAAGASEFMPMGWYGVWAALPFGMWLFLAVEGVPLAAEEAKDPAKDVPKGIIGAMIFLLFTAVLVVFLLAGAAGADAMGKSAVPLVDALNFAGHGSLATTVNVLGLAGLIASFFSIIYGYSRLVFALSRAGYLPQSLSVTNKRKVPSRALIVPGVLGFFASLTGEGDLMLAMAVVGATVSYALMALSHILLRIKQPDMHRPYKTPGGIFTSSIAFVLSLLALTGVYAYDPRAFNYTLVLFVIGTAYYFLYSKNRLVAKTPEEEFDMLAAAEADLATSP from the coding sequence ATCTGGCGAAACGCCAGTTAAAAAGGGGGTCAGCTGGCTGGATTTTGCTCGCTGGCTTAGGTGTTTCATACGTTATTTCCGGTGACTTCGCAGGCTGGAACTTTGGGATTGCAGAAGCGGGCTGGGGTGGTTTTGCCATCGCTGCGGGCTTGATGGCGGTCATGTATTTAACGCTGGTTTTATCTTTAGCAGAAATGTCGGCGGCTATTCCTGCTGCTGGCGGTGGCTATAGCTTTGCTCGTCAAGCCATGGGACCTACTGGCGGATTTTTAACTGGGTTAGCCGTTTTAATTGAATATGCTTTGGCGCCTGCTGCCATTGTGATTTTCATCGGCTCTGCTGTAGAAGCGCTATTAGGCTTTAACGGTCCTTGGGTCTATGCCGCCTTTTATCTTGTCTTTATCGGCATTCACTTAGCGGGGGCGGGCGAAGCACTTAAGGTCATGATGGTTATCAGTGGCTTGGCCGTGATTGCTATTCTGGCGACAGCGGTTGCTTTGATTGGGGACTTCGACACCAGCCGTTTATTTGATGTGGCTGTAACCGATGCCGCTGGTGCATCTGAGTTCATGCCTATGGGATGGTATGGGGTTTGGGCGGCTTTGCCATTTGGCATGTGGTTGTTCTTGGCCGTTGAAGGCGTTCCTTTGGCCGCTGAAGAAGCAAAAGATCCTGCGAAAGACGTACCAAAAGGCATTATCGGTGCGATGATTTTCTTACTTTTCACGGCGGTGTTGGTTGTATTCTTATTGGCCGGTGCCGCTGGTGCAGACGCTATGGGTAAGAGTGCCGTTCCTTTGGTTGATGCCTTAAACTTTGCTGGACACGGATCTTTAGCAACCACGGTCAACGTATTAGGTCTTGCTGGCTTAATTGCGTCTTTCTTCTCTATTATCTACGGTTACAGCCGTTTAGTATTTGCCTTGTCTCGTGCAGGTTACCTACCACAAAGTCTCTCTGTGACTAATAAACGTAAAGTCCCTTCTCGTGCTTTGATCGTACCAGGGGTTTTGGGCTTCTTTGCTTCTTTGACTGGCGAAGGCGACCTAATGTTGGCTATGGCGGTGGTAGGAGCAACGGTATCTTATGCTTTGATGGCACTGAGCCATATTTTATTACGCATTAAACAACCGGATATGCATCGTCCATACAAAACTCCAGGTGGAATCTTCACCTCATCCATCGCATTTGTTTTATCCCTACTGGCTCTCACAGGTGTTTATGCATACGACCCACGTGCTTTTAACTACACACTGGTACTGTTCGTCATTGGCACTGCTTACTACTTCTTGTACAGCAAGAATCGCCTTGTAGCCAAAACACCAGAAGAAGAGTTCGACATGCTGGCTGCGGCTGAAGCGGATCTTGCCACTTCACCTTAA
- a CDS encoding alginate export family protein, with product MKILFKRNTLNMCICAALVGSTGAAQAYSIVDKEDTHVTFTGEAAIGAFQSQETYGNSKSSPSWQEGYIKYGLTGDKTLNSGELFGSVSALSSGTWGDGDASGATTGDERKTKLEELFIGYRTGQFEVSVGRQAFSIGDGFIINGDALNLGSGLDSAPGASEITINRGGGLWLAPRKAFSNTAILRVGGDKGWRSDIYWLQSDNAGQASTEMAGINVENNNSYGVVGFLYNQGLSVDKKEANFFGLTKRDGQKTISVRFQGDAGVENLFLSSEYVKQTQGDNSKDANAWYAEAGWTFADTTWSPSVNYRFTRYDEGYDPLFYGFSRGYGTWFQGEVAANYAGTSGGTIASDIQSISIKANPTEMLSVGASYFDISKNKTDQGKKNDAKELDIWAEWVVNDNLIVSPLVGFYTPKYSSKQGNTNTNTYAQIIAIMPF from the coding sequence ATGAAAATATTGTTCAAAAGAAACACCCTAAACATGTGTATTTGTGCTGCGCTAGTCGGTAGCACAGGCGCTGCTCAGGCGTACTCAATTGTCGACAAAGAAGACACACATGTAACCTTCACTGGCGAAGCAGCTATTGGAGCCTTTCAAAGCCAAGAAACTTATGGCAACAGCAAGAGCTCTCCTTCTTGGCAGGAAGGCTATATAAAATATGGCCTAACGGGTGATAAAACACTTAATAGTGGCGAACTGTTTGGATCAGTCAGTGCACTTTCAAGTGGTACCTGGGGGGATGGCGATGCAAGTGGCGCCACCACAGGGGATGAAAGAAAAACCAAACTTGAAGAGCTATTCATAGGCTATCGGACTGGTCAGTTTGAAGTATCCGTTGGCCGTCAAGCATTCAGCATCGGTGATGGATTTATTATCAATGGCGATGCTTTAAACCTTGGTAGCGGCTTAGATTCAGCTCCAGGTGCATCTGAAATAACAATTAATCGTGGCGGCGGACTTTGGTTGGCACCACGTAAAGCATTTAGCAATACAGCGATTCTTCGTGTAGGTGGAGACAAGGGCTGGCGCTCTGACATTTACTGGTTACAGTCGGATAATGCCGGCCAAGCCAGCACAGAAATGGCCGGAATCAATGTTGAGAATAACAACTCGTATGGCGTAGTTGGTTTCTTATACAACCAAGGACTTAGTGTTGATAAAAAAGAAGCCAACTTTTTTGGCTTAACCAAGCGTGACGGTCAGAAAACCATAAGTGTGCGTTTCCAAGGCGATGCTGGAGTCGAAAACTTATTCCTATCTTCTGAATATGTGAAGCAGACCCAAGGCGATAATTCTAAAGATGCCAATGCTTGGTATGCGGAAGCCGGTTGGACATTTGCTGACACAACATGGTCCCCAAGTGTGAATTATCGTTTTACCCGTTATGATGAGGGCTATGACCCATTATTCTACGGTTTCAGCCGTGGTTACGGCACTTGGTTCCAAGGGGAAGTAGCCGCAAACTACGCTGGCACATCTGGGGGCACTATAGCCTCGGACATTCAGTCCATTAGCATCAAGGCTAACCCTACTGAAATGCTCAGCGTGGGTGCTTCCTATTTTGATATTTCCAAAAATAAAACAGACCAAGGCAAGAAAAATGATGCTAAAGAGCTAGATATTTGGGCTGAATGGGTCGTCAATGACAACCTTATAGTGTCTCCATTAGTAGGCTTTTACACTCCTAAATACAGTAGTAAGCAAGGAAATACCAATACCAATACGTATGCGCAAATTATCGCAATTATGCCTTTCTAA